The region TAGTCAGTTAGTACATGCTGATAACGTTTGAGGCTCTCTTTAGCAACTTATTCATAACATCTGGGTAATATGACCCAACTTCTTCAAAGTGCTCTTTTGACAGGAAAAATATATCCACATAGTTATCAGCAATGGCAGTGTATCTACACAACTTGGATTTCAGCAGCAAGTCAACTCCCAAGGTGGCTCCAGTTGTAAGATACTCAATGACCTCCTTTCCAGTTCTCCATGAGCAAAGTTTCACCTTACCAATCAGGATCAGCAACATGCCACGGCCAGAGTCTCCCCTTCTATTGATGTATTCCCCTAGAAGAGACAGCATTTCAGCATGTATACCGAAATGTATACACTGTATGTATACACATTGGTTATACACTGTTCCCTATTCAAAATACTTGTGAATAACTCATGTGATAATGTACACACTGTCAGATTATTCCTCAGAAGTGGTTAGGTGCAGAATCTTAGTCCAGAGTAAATGAAATGGACCGACCATACACCCTGCAGACTACTAGTGCAAAATGTGAAGTTACTgtcccttcggaaagtattcagaccccttgaatttttccacattttgttacgttacagccttgttctaaaattgattaaataaaaaaaacgtcctcagcaatctacacacaataccccataatgacaaagtgaaaacaggtttttagaaatgtttgcaaatgtattaaattaaaaaacagaaataacttatttacataagtattcagaccctttgctatgagtctcaaaattgagctcaggtgcatcctgtttccattgatcatccttgagatgtttctacaacttgattggagtccacccgtggtaaattcaattgattggacatgatttgaaaaggcacacccctgtctatataaggtcccacagttgacagtgcatgtcagagctaaaaccaagccatgaggtcgaaggaattgtctgtagagctccaagacaggattatgtcgaggcacagatctggggaagggtcccaaaacatttctgtagcattgaaggtccccaagaacacagtggcctccatcattcttaaatggaagaagtttggaaccaccaagactcttcctagagctggctgcctggccaaactgagcagtcaggggagaagggccttggtcagggaggtgaccaagaaccgagGTCACTCTaggcagagttcctctgtggagatgggagaaccttccagaaggacaaccatctctgcagcactcctccaatcaggcctttatggtagagtggccagacagaagccactcctcagtaaaaggcacatgacagcccgcttggagtttgccaaaaggcacctaaaggactctcagaccatgagaaacaagattccctggtctgatgaaaccaagattgaactctttggcctgaatgccaagcgtcacgtctggaggaaacctggcaccatccctacggtgaagcatggtggtggcagcatcatgctgtgggaatgtttttcagcggaagggactgggagaccagtcaggatcaagggaaagatgaacggagcaaagtacagagagatccttgatgaaaacctgctccagagcgctcaggacctcagactggggcgaaggttcaccttccaacaggacaacgaccctaagcacacagccaagacaacgcaggagtggcttcgggacaagtctctgaatgtccttgagtggcccagccagagcccggacttgaacccgatctaacatatttggagagatctgaaaattgctgtgcagcgacgctccccatccaacctgacaaagcttgagaggatctgcaaagaagaatgggagaaactccccaaaacaagtgtgtcaagcttgtagcgtcatacccaagaagccttgaggctgtaatcgctgccagaggtgcttcaacaaagtactgagtaaagggtctgaatacttatgtaaatgtgatatttccgttttttatttttaataaattagcaaaaatgtctaaaaaccagtttttactttgtcattatggggtattgtgtgtagattgatgaggggaaaaaactaatcaatcaattttagaatacggctgtaacgaaacaacatgtggaaaaagtcaaggggtctgaatactttcccaatgcactgtatgtaggtgtttattccatatgtaactctgtgttgttgtttattccacactgctatgctttatcttggccaggtcgcagttgtaaatgagaacttgttctcaactggcttacctggttaaataaaggtgaaataaaagaaaaataaataaaagaaaatTCTAGTTAGTATTCAGCCTATGATGCTCAAGTTTACCAGAGGTGTAGCTTTTCAGCAGCATCTTTGTTGCCAAGTGTCTCAGGAATGTTTCTGAGAGATGAGTGAAGAGCTGATTTTTCTTCAGTAGATTCacacttattctaaaatggtgaCAAAATAATACGGGGCTTCATAATCTCATGCTACATGGTCTTATTTTGTACACATCGTTTTTCTAATTAAGCAGTAGTTTGGTACAGTATGTAACAGTTCGTTAACATTTCATCACTAAGCATTTGCAGACATTAGTCATGATGGATTGCTAGTTACCTTGAGAAAATTTCTACTTTCATACAATGAGGTGTATCTTTGAACAATTCTTCAGAATCTATCCCTTTGGTTCGTGTCCATCGGTAATTGTAGAATCGGATGACGCGATTTTGCAGCGCTGATGGAATGTTTTCATCCATCATGTAGTTTTGGACTGCCTGGATTAAAATGGGAAGAGAAAGATGATGAGTCATTCAAGTTCATAGTTCTCTCGCAACAGTACCTCATTTTCAGCTTTTGAAGCCTGAATTCCAATAAATCAAAAGCTACTTAAATTCTAGTCTGAGTATTATTGTTAATACCTGCAACTTCTCTTCATACGCCACTTGAAGTGATTGCTTGTTTGTTTGAGTGGATGAGAGAAGTCCCATATTGTAACTGACTTGCATCTTGGAAAGAATCATTATCAAAATGGAGAATAACATTTCTTCGTATGTCACTGCACGGATATCACCATAGCCTGTTGTTGTGTAAGTTGCTAAAGTCCAATATACGGAGTAGTGGTAAATATCAGGGAAGTAAAACACGTCTGTAAAAACACAACATAAAAACAACACAAATAAGTCTAGTGTTTACGTATTTAGAAACTCCGAAATGTTGAATATGTCAAACTAAAAGCCCTGTCAAAAGTCTAATAAATTAATTGTAATAAATAAATTAAttgtattcatttattttattttcattaccAAAACGAACGTAATCATTCATCATGCCTTACCCCATTTTAGCTGACCTTACCTGTGTTGACAACCCACGAATTAAAGCCACCATGTATAACAAATAAAAGAAATAAAACTGCGGTACAGTGGACAAACAGGACTGCATGGACCAAGTACTTGATGATTCGTATGGCAAGCAAGCtgtcaatgtaaaaaaaaaatagaagAGAAATAGATTAGAGACAAAAGACTGGCGATAACATCAATCAAAACAACTTGACAGTGGGAAATTGTATGGGCCGGCCGGACAAAGGTCTAATCTAATACATCTCAAATTCCTGAATAAGCACATATACTGTAAATGATTAGAGGATACAGAAGCTACAACATGGCCTATTATTCCGCATCATTCAAAACCACACAACTGTTTAAACACATACTGGTAAAAACAGCATTGAGAACATGCTAAACTAAACTAAAACATAGTGCACATACTTAGTAATGATGGATTGCTCCTCCTTGTGCATGAAGACAAGTACAGTCAGAATCCGGAGTAGATGAAAACTGCGAACATATACTATTATCTGCAGAAATGCTATTGGTGACACTTGATTCATGAGGTGCAAAATTGTAAATGCGTATGGGAATGAGCATATGACATCATAAATGTATCCCACTTTCCTCGTCATATAGCTCAGTGACACAGATTTGTAGTCTGAGATGTATGATCCACCTTCATCATAGAAGCAAATATGAAATTTCAAAATGATCTGTAAGAAAAATTACATTGTCAATGTAATCATACGCAAAGACCTAAAAACAAATCCGTTCTGAAGAATATTAGCATAAATATTGAAACAGGCTTAATACATCAAGGTTAAAACAAAATGGTGGGTGTAGTGTACATTATAATTTATGGAAACACAATGCATCAACAGACTGAAAGGACCCTAAAGTGGTTATTTGGATTACTAACAAATTCATGAGCTGTGTCCCTCACCTCAATCATTTGAATATATTCGATAATCATTGTGAACAAAAAGATGCCTCGGTCAAGATCGAACACAGATGGCTGAAATTGAGGGAAATCAATAGTTCATATTTTCTTATACTACTTACAACTCAAGTGACCGAACACAAATATTCATACAGATTATTATTCTATTTGACTGATATTTTACCTTGAGGTCAATAATACGATAATAGGCAGAACTCCACTAATGGATGGGGCAAACTATTATGTGACAACAAATTCTAATTCTGAGAACAATGTGCACCACTTACCATGTATGTTATCGCCCAAAACAGAATGATGATCAGAAGGCAAGATGTGTACTGATACACAACACGTACTGTGCTCTCTGGATTGATTGTTGTGTTGTGGATTCTGATGACGTTCAACAGAAAACGGATCAAGAATTGAGTGATGCTCGTCTTAATTCGGACATGAAATGGGAAGTCTTTAAACTTGGCTTTCTTTTCCTCTTCTGCCATGCAGTGCTTGTAAAGCTTTATATCTGATGGAAGAAACAAATGGCTCACATATAAATGTACTTCATAAATGGTGTAACCCATAAAAGCTACAAGTATAAGAAAGATGTTTGCTGCAGCAATACTACAGCAAAGAGCTAAGCAAAGCTTTTTCCTATAACTTCAAAGACAtagttttttctattttttttgtcACAAACACATTTTTGGGGGGCAGAGTTTAAAAATGTGTAATAAGGTGCCTCAGTACAACTACCATACTTATAAGAGTTACATAGATTTGCTTTGGCAGAACTTTCTATTTCATCAACACATGAATATAGCAACATTACTGAAGTAATGCCAGCCAACTTACATCCTGTGTCATTCATAAGTAGGTCAGTTGCTGAAACATTCTTCTGAACTTTTGACATGTCCATTGTTCTTTGCAGTAGCTGTTTACGTTTCATTTCTGCAGCTTTCTTTATCTGTTTGCAAATGTCTGGATAGTATTTTACAGTTTCATCAAGGCTTTTCTTGGAGAGGACATACAGATCACAATTTGTGGCAGCCCTGGGACGCACAAGAAAACAGTACAATACTGATTGTTACAAGACATATACAATGCTACAatctaaaatgtatttgatcAGAGACACAGAATTGTATATTTAAATGAGAGACAATGATGTTTTAAGTCATCAAAAGTATCATGCCTTATTGTGGTTGCACGAGGTTCTGCAAACAGTAGGCTTCCTTCTCCAAAGTATTGTCCTGCATTCAGTTTGATGATAACAGTCAACTCATCCTGTGACAAGACTTCTACTTCTCCCTTTTCAATGAAATACATCTAGGGAAAAAAATGCTAGTAATAACAAAAATGGTGAAGAGAGCAACAGCAATATTCTCATGTGCACCTTTTCTGTCATTAGGATTGAGCCCTGCTGTCATAGCCAATGGAAACCTAAACAAAGCAGAGCCATGTGTCACACCTCTGATCCAAAGTCATTTCTTTTGCATATCAGGTCATTAGCTCTGTAAAGGCAAGGTCGAATCTGTCTAGCTAGTAACCGAATGAATCCTCCATCTGTTTCCAACTGGTCCACACTCTCTTTCCTCAGTATTTTGTGAAAAAAGGGTCCCTGTAGAGTTGGCAGAACAGAAAGAAACGTAGCTTCCAGAAATACGTTTGAAGCAAAGATTTGAAGAAAATACTTACGAGCTGGAAAAAGTAAAAATTATTTTACATCAAGCTTTCCAGATAATGTTCTCTCAAGTGGGGATAGATTTTGTGCCACTGAGTTCCTTTGCTGCTTCCTCTTGATATCAAGTCCAAATGCCTAAAATTAAACAATAATAAAAGTGTATACCGGTATACTTACTTTAGTCACAAAATTAAATCAAGGTAGTCTAAGCTGATAAATATATAAATTGATAAATGTACCTTTGCAATAAGGTCAGAGTAGATAATTGTAGATATATCTCCGAGTAGAGATGATGGCAAATACTGAAACAATGTGTCTTGGTCTAGTCCTTTCGTTCTTATCCATTTGAAAGCATAGAAGTTCACAGTATTGTGATATAGATCCCCTGTAATGTTCTGACTCTAAGGCAGAGAATTGCACATAATGAGACCTCAAAAATATAACAGGTAAGCCACAAATGTTGCCACAAAGGAGATCAAATCTACAAAAAGAAAAACCTTACCTTCAAGAATAGTTGTATGCATTCCTTTTTCTCAGTAAAGGCTTCCCTTGTAGCATCTGCATTGGCTACCATAGCAGCAAATGTACCAGCCACATAACCACAATACAACGCTCCAGACACCATTATGAAGACCATGGTAATTTTctgcaaagacacacaaacaacaaaacaatacaatTACTTTCAAATACTGTACATATAATAATAACCATATAAACCTTTAAAGTAGCTTTAAAAACATATTGCTGTGATCTTGAGTTATTTATGACTTAATTGATCCTAAAACTGTTTGCAATTTGAATAACCTTACCATAGAGGCTAGATAAGGATGAATATCACCATATCCTACACCACAGAGAGTTGTAGTTGCAAAGTATAAACTTATGGAATACAGTTCTGTGAAGGTAGCCGTTTCTGAGGGGAAGGGGAGTTTTCCATGACAATACAAAGTCCTCAAGTAAGTTATACACTATACACTTTCCATACCATTTTTTGTTTTAATCTTTCAGACATTTTGATAGCTTATACTGTAGAGTAAATGAATGATATTATAATTTGGTTTAGATAGTAGTACAACAATAGCAGTGGTAGAAGAACAAACTAGTTGAGTTAGAACTTACCATACACTGTGTTAAACGTGTAGTCCAAGTGATACACCCAGGATTGTGATGAACAGTTGTGCTTTATCATAGGCAATAAGTAATTGGTTGTGTCACCAAACAAGTCTGCTGGAGGGCATACAATTGCAAAAACGATGCAAGTGCTGAAGTGAAGTAAAAGGATGCAATACAGAAAGAACTTAGCAAATGTGACAATCGCCTTTTCGCTTGCAATCCCAGATTGCCAGAATGAAAATGCAAGAGGAATCCGATATAACTGGAGAAGATGTGGGACTCTGAGATATGCATATAGGTGCAGTGCTTCGCTGTTGGAGTAAAATCCTTTCTCATCAAAAGGGGATACCACCATCCAGCCAATAACTTCCCAGGGAAAACAGCTGATGAGATCTATTAGAAAGCTTGTCTTCACATAGTGTTTTGCAGTTTCCAGCGTGTCCACTTTGAGATTGTCCTTGTAAAAAGCAACATGCAAACGGATATACATGTCAATCCAACAAAAAAGGCCCAGAACGTAGGACAAGATCCAGAGTTCTTTTTTGTAGTGGAGAAAAGCAAAAAGAAGAGAGCTATTGATGCTGATCGTTATGGCCAAAATACATCGGAAAAATTCCCATCGGATGTACAGTGGATTGCTAGGCAAAATGGCACTCCTATAACTAGAAAAAGAAAGTACATTTTCATTACAGAGCAGTGTCATAGTTTATAGCACCCTTCATTACACTGTCATCAAGTCTCATAACATTATTTCAAGTAATTTAGAACACACTGTCTGTCAGTTTGTCTCAATGAAACATTAAGCATTATATACACTGAAGGTCATGATCTGAAGAAAAACTCTGCTAATCTCTCTTGCACAGTTCTAAAAAAAGAGAGGTTGTAACTTGTTACAGACATAATTTGTCTCTTGGAGCAAAATACCAAACTTGATGTAAATGTTTATGTAAATGCTGGTTATATTGTGGGTAGCTCAAATGTTTATGTAAATGCTGGTTATATTGTGGGTAGCTCAAATGTTTATGTAAATGCTGGTTATATTGTGGGTAGCTCAAATGTTTATGTAAATGCTGGTTATATTGTGGGTAGCTCAAATGTTTATGTAAATGCTGGTTATATTGTGGGTAGCTCAAATGTTTATGTAAATGCTGGTTATATTGTGGGTAGCTCAAATGTTTATGTAAATGCTGGTTATATTGTGGGTAGCTCAAATGTTTATGTAAATGCTGGTTATATTGTGGGTAGCTCAAATGTTTATGTAAATGCTGGTTATATTGTGGGTAGCTCAAATGTTTATGTAAATGCTGGTTATATTGTGGGTAGCTCAAATGTTTATGTAAATGCTGGTTATATTGTGGTTTTTATTATGACATGTGGAAGGTTTGACAGCGACAAGTTTCACAAGTCTGAGCTGCTGTCTGCATACCTTGGAGTGGGAGGTATCACTTTAGTTTTGCTCAGTTTCAGAAGTTTTTCCTCAACAGTTTCTTCTTCTGCTCCAGCATAGATTGGGAAGTTTCCAAAGTCCTCAATATCTACAATCGGTTATATGTTTAGTTTTTCCTAATAATTTAATAGGCATACActgccgttcaaaagtttggggtcacttagaaatgtccttgttttcgaaagaaaagcaaaaaaaaatgtgtccattaaaataacatcaaattgatcagaaatatacagtgtagacattgttaatgttgtaaatggctattgtagctggaaacggctgatttttaatggaatatctacattggcgtacagaggcccatcagcaaccatcagtcctgtgttccaatggcatgttgtgtttgctaaccaaatttatcattttaaaaggctaatagatcatcagaaaacccttttgcaattatgttagcacagctgaaaacggttgtgctgattaaagaagcaataaaactggccttcttgactagttgagtatctggagcatcagcaattgtgggttcgattacaggctcaaaatggccagaaacaaataactttcttctgaaactcgtcagtctattcttgttctgagaaatgaaggctattccatgcgagaaattgccaagaaagagaagatctcgtacaacactgtgtactactcccttcacagaacagcgcaaactgtctctaaccagaaacaccagtctcaacgtcaacagtgaagaggcgactccgggatgctgaccttctagacagagttgcaaagaaaaagccatatctcagactggccaataaaaagaaaagattaagatgggcagtctgagatatggctttttctttgcaactctgcctagaaggtcagcatcccggagtcgcctcttcactgctgacgttgaaactgg is a window of Coregonus clupeaformis isolate EN_2021a unplaced genomic scaffold, ASM2061545v1 scaf2404, whole genome shotgun sequence DNA encoding:
- the LOC121579164 gene encoding uncharacterized protein LOC121579164 isoform X1 yields the protein MGFEEMYNIKEECPTTVLKKSAVTIISPKQNIVRIWNLFIALTSLVAATVSLFELFFNSAIPVVVGIRYCLDVIFVLNIISRFYIGYESNGVVIIDSKPVQRKYLRTWFIMDLLAVLPFETLRYASPELHFMHINRCLRVLRLFDIISSFGKEPDTNKIHVAVLNSFSIVVLCVQVSACAWYNQACTAAHDDHPRECPKEENWLQLLPEFSTNLTGATDLEFYATSLYWSAITLGSVGYGDIHAMKIPEVTVASLVMVVGLFAFFGVIVTGMSSIISNLDARRGRFHHRMESICLHMKQMELPEEVQTWVHKYYYYLWTHRKGSIIAGLLDDLPFPLHSEISSACYKPLMKKTTLFHDTEDGFKRALSLKFNTYTYSPGQILAKPGEINQNAYYIEHGVVQVLGDNHCDKIATLLPGSLIGEAYLMYRIPRNTTICAATLCEICVLERRDLLALFADYPEAGLKIARTAQKRLHNIKHPIREAFALGVASNPQNVFFQKDLSVNLLPRDQKIFTLFMEYFANQSHNVSSSVKTSTDVKRSVWMRTIRPDGMFAQKWEVFVFWCITISIFIETWVLFFTNNLDTKGFHNEGWGVLYLTISSLVDVFAIIDIFVNLRTEVFTKDGYQADVMGIFGNYRRSWNLYYDVLAVFPLDIFSFAKSGESHWRVLGYVRWNRLIWIRKIYLFFNKNENDMDKNLFEQRTAKCIFLMIFSVHCCSGVMYLTGCKDFRCDEESWAWNTGLKASQSNLYHYMIAVYWTTTSMTTTGYGDIVPSTMKERLTAVFVLFIGLFVFNYIISQVYATLASQNAARVTFQNLLSAMTNFMESHDLSLSLQTRVTEYMSLLWSKYQGQAYPGGQFLMHDLPIELQQIVLMKERGRFLSKIPYFEQAGQAFIRDLASTSVMYFFPRGEIIQYSETITRELFCIRKGTCQILSDDLSEIVGLYGEGMYFGEAGFLFGKQATMTVRAKTHCEILVIDFDKVKAVLERYPVIESQIAELQSTPEYYYTLLQSVEEIMKSEEQDDDTLKKKDASLTYQGRRYAKKSKCYIEDFGNFPIYAGAEEETVEEKLLKLSKTKVIPPTPSYRSAILPSNPLYIRWEFFRCILAITISINSSLLFAFLHYKKELWILSYVLGLFCWIDMYIRLHVAFYKDNLKVDTLETAKHYVKTSFLIDLISCFPWEVIGWMVVSPFDEKGFYSNSEALHLYAYLRVPHLLQLYRIPLAFSFWQSGIASEKAIVTFAKFFLYCILLLHFSTCIVFAIVCPPADLFGDTTNYLLPMIKHNCSSQSWVYHLDYTFNTVYETATFTELYSISLYFATTTLCGVGYGDIHPYLASMKITMVFIMVSGALYCGYVAGTFAAMVANADATREAFTEKKECIQLFLKSQNITGDLYHNTVNFYAFKWIRTKGLDQDTLFQYLPSSLLGDISTIIYSDLIAKAFGLDIKRKQQRNSVAQNLSPLERTLSGKLDGPFFHKILRKESVDQLETDGGFIRLLARQIRPCLYRANDLICKRNDFGSEMYFIEKGEVEVLSQDELTVIIKLNAGQYFGEGSLLFAEPRATTIRAATNCDLYVLSKKSLDETVKYYPDICKQIKKAAEMKRKQLLQRTMDMSKVQKNVSATDLLMNDTGYIKLYKHCMAEEEKKAKFKDFPFHVRIKTSITQFLIRFLLNVIRIHNTTINPESTVRVVYQYTSCLLIIILFWAITYMPSVFDLDRGIFLFTMIIEYIQMIEIILKFHICFYDEGGSYISDYKSVSLSYMTRKVGYIYDVICSFPYAFTILHLMNQVSPIAFLQIIVYVRSFHLLRILTVLVFMHKEEQSIITNLLAIRIIKYLVHAVLFVHCTAVLFLLFVIHGGFNSWVVNTDVFYFPDIYHYSVYWTLATYTTTGYGDIRAVTYEEMLFSILIMILSKMQVSYNMGLLSSTQTNKQSLQVAYEEKLQAVQNYMMDENIPSALQNRVIRFYNYRWTRTKGIDSEELFKDTPHCMKVEIFSRISVNLLKKNQLFTHLSETFLRHLATKMLLKSYTSGEYINRRGDSGRGMLLILIGKVKLCSWRTGKEVIEYLTTGATLGVDLLLKSKLCRYTAIADNYVDIFFLSKEHFEEVGSYYPDVMNKLLKRASNVISMY
- the LOC121579164 gene encoding uncharacterized protein LOC121579164 isoform X2, which gives rise to MGFEEMYNIKEECPTTVLKKSAVTIISPKQNIVRIWNLFIALTSLVAATVSLFELFFNSAIPVVVGIRYCLDVIFVLNIISRFYIGYESNGVVIIDSKPVQRKYLRTWFIMDLLAVLPFETLRYASPELHFMHINRCLRVLRLFDIISSFGKEPDTNKIHVAVLNSFSIVVLCVQVSACAWYNQACTAAHDDHPRECPKEENWLQLLPEFSTNLTGATDLEFYATSLYWSAITLGSVGYGDIHAMKIPEVTVASLVMVVGLFAFFGVIVTGMSSIISNLDARRGRFHHRMESICLHMKQMELPEEVQTWVHKYYYYLWTHRKGSIIAGLLDDLPFPLHSEISSACYKPLMKKTTLFHDTEDGFKRALSLKFNTYTYSPGQILAKPGEINQNAYYIEHGVVQVLGDNHCDKIATLLPGSLIGEAYLMYRIPRNTTICAATLCEICVLERRDLLALFADYPEAGLKIARTAQKRLHNIKHPIREAFALGVASNPQNVFFQKDLSVNLLPRDQKIFTLFMEYFANQSHNVSSSVKTSTDVKRSVWMRTIRPDGMFAQKWEVFVFWCITISIFIETWVLFFTNNLDTKGFHNEGWGVLYLTISSLVDVFAIIDIFVNLRTEVFTKDGYQADVMGIFGNYRRSWNLYYDVLAVFPLDIFSFAKSGESHWRVLGYVRWNRLIWIRKIYLFFNKNENDMDKNLFEQRTAKCIFLMIFSVHCCSGVMYLTGCKDFRCDEESWAWNTGLKASQSNLYHYMIAVYWTTTSMTTTVKSMPHWPVRMLPDYLFSRVTFQNLLSAMTNFMESHDLSLSLQTRVTEYMSLLWSKYQGQAYPGGQFLMHDLPIELQQIVLMKERGRFLSKIPYFEQAGQAFIRDLASTSVMYFFPRGEIIQYSETITRELFCIRKGTCQILSDDLSEIVGLYGEGMYFGEAGFLFGKQATMTVRAKTHCEILVIDFDKVKAVLERYPVIESQIAELQSTPEYYYTLLQSVEEIMKSEEQDDDTLKKKDASLTYQGRRYAKKSKCYIEDFGNFPIYAGAEEETVEEKLLKLSKTKVIPPTPSYRSAILPSNPLYIRWEFFRCILAITISINSSLLFAFLHYKKELWILSYVLGLFCWIDMYIRLHVAFYKDNLKVDTLETAKHYVKTSFLIDLISCFPWEVIGWMVVSPFDEKGFYSNSEALHLYAYLRVPHLLQLYRIPLAFSFWQSGIASEKAIVTFAKFFLYCILLLHFSTCIVFAIVCPPADLFGDTTNYLLPMIKHNCSSQSWVYHLDYTFNTVYETATFTELYSISLYFATTTLCGVGYGDIHPYLASMKITMVFIMVSGALYCGYVAGTFAAMVANADATREAFTEKKECIQLFLKSQNITGDLYHNTVNFYAFKWIRTKGLDQDTLFQYLPSSLLGDISTIIYSDLIAKAFGLDIKRKQQRNSVAQNLSPLERTLSGKLDGPFFHKILRKESVDQLETDGGFIRLLARQIRPCLYRANDLICKRNDFGSEMYFIEKGEVEVLSQDELTVIIKLNAGQYFGEGSLLFAEPRATTIRAATNCDLYVLSKKSLDETVKYYPDICKQIKKAAEMKRKQLLQRTMDMSKVQKNVSATDLLMNDTGYIKLYKHCMAEEEKKAKFKDFPFHVRIKTSITQFLIRFLLNVIRIHNTTINPESTVRVVYQYTSCLLIIILFWAITYMPSVFDLDRGIFLFTMIIEYIQMIEIILKFHICFYDEGGSYISDYKSVSLSYMTRKVGYIYDVICSFPYAFTILHLMNQVSPIAFLQIIVYVRSFHLLRILTVLVFMHKEEQSIITNLLAIRIIKYLVHAVLFVHCTAVLFLLFVIHGGFNSWVVNTDVFYFPDIYHYSVYWTLATYTTTGYGDIRAVTYEEMLFSILIMILSKMQVSYNMGLLSSTQTNKQSLQVAYEEKLQAVQNYMMDENIPSALQNRVIRFYNYRWTRTKGIDSEELFKDTPHCMKVEIFSRISVNLLKKNQLFTHLSETFLRHLATKMLLKSYTSGEYINRRGDSGRGMLLILIGKVKLCSWRTGKEVIEYLTTGATLGVDLLLKSKLCRYTAIADNYVDIFFLSKEHFEEVGSYYPDVMNKLLKRASNVISMY